One Microvirga thermotolerans DNA window includes the following coding sequences:
- a CDS encoding glycosyltransferase family 4 protein, with protein MDRAGGDVQPGPRRTRRRGGGSVQGRSFHEPASPPLPAPRKPRILYVCCERIVPGSAAATHVTEICEGLGRRGYPVTLRAERGAARSGLVGQLGRYARIALSALAALPRTDLVYFRSHFAAFPVALAAKILGRATIQEINGVYAEAFVTHPRFRRLKGVLSALQRLQYRWADALIAVTPQLVDWSTREAGHGRAFHVGNGANTKVFAPGGPRMERERPYVLFFGGMTRWHGVETMLEAARSPAWPQGLDLLMAGPVVDESLRSALEGAPPPVVRLDRVPQQDLPAMIRGAVAGLVPNVDPSGIAAQGLTPLKFFEMLACGRPVVVSDFRGMADIVRSGGCGLVIPSGDAEALARAVARLAENPGEARAMGEAGARLIAAEHSWDARAAETARVIEQVLGRK; from the coding sequence ATAGACCGCGCGGGCGGGGATGTCCAGCCAGGGCCGCGACGCACTCGACGGCGCGGCGGCGGCTCTGTACAAGGCCGCTCGTTTCACGAACCGGCGAGCCCTCCCCTGCCCGCGCCCCGAAAGCCCCGCATCCTCTACGTCTGCTGCGAGCGCATCGTCCCCGGCAGCGCGGCGGCGACGCACGTCACCGAGATCTGCGAGGGGCTCGGGCGGCGGGGCTATCCGGTGACGCTCCGGGCCGAGCGCGGCGCCGCCCGCAGCGGCCTCGTCGGCCAGCTGGGGCGCTATGCCCGCATCGCGCTGTCCGCCCTGGCGGCCCTGCCGCGGACCGACCTCGTCTATTTCCGCTCCCACTTCGCGGCCTTTCCCGTCGCGCTCGCGGCGAAGATCCTGGGCCGGGCGACGATCCAGGAGATCAACGGCGTCTATGCGGAGGCCTTCGTCACCCATCCGCGCTTCCGGCGCCTCAAGGGCGTCCTCTCCGCCCTCCAGCGCCTCCAGTACCGCTGGGCGGACGCGCTGATCGCCGTCACGCCGCAGCTCGTGGACTGGAGCACGCGCGAGGCGGGGCACGGGCGTGCCTTCCACGTGGGCAACGGGGCGAACACGAAGGTCTTCGCCCCCGGCGGGCCGAGGATGGAGCGCGAGCGGCCCTACGTGCTCTTCTTCGGCGGCATGACCCGCTGGCACGGGGTGGAGACGATGCTGGAGGCCGCCCGCTCCCCCGCCTGGCCGCAGGGCCTGGACCTGCTCATGGCGGGCCCCGTCGTCGACGAGAGCCTGAGGTCCGCCCTGGAGGGCGCGCCGCCCCCCGTCGTGCGGCTCGACCGGGTGCCGCAGCAGGACCTGCCGGCGATGATCCGGGGCGCCGTGGCCGGGCTGGTACCGAACGTCGACCCGAGCGGCATCGCCGCCCAGGGGCTCACGCCCCTCAAGTTCTTCGAGATGCTGGCCTGCGGCCGCCCCGTCGTGGTCAGCGACTTCCGGGGCATGGCCGACATCGTGCGGAGCGGCGGCTGCGGCCTGGTGATTCCCTCCGGCGACGCGGAAGCCCTCGCCCGAGCCGTCGCCCGCCTGGCGGAGAACCCCGGCGAGGCCCGGGCCATGGGCGAGGCGGGCGCCCGCCTGATCGCCGCCGAGCATTCCTGGGACGCGCGGGCCGCCGAGACGGCGCGGGTGATCGAGCAGGTTCTCGGGAGGAAATGA
- a CDS encoding LysE family translocator, giving the protein MTFLPDLSTLVTYSLACALLFITPGPDMSLFLAKTVAGGRKAGMAAMLGAMAGCCVHTLLAALGLSALLAASVTAFTVLKIVGALYLLWLAVEAVRHGSALHVREEGRIEVSFWKTFMVGVGINLTNPKVVLFFVTFLPQFVQAGDPHAADKLLFLGLYFVALTGPMGAAMIMGADKVLAALRSRPKLLRGIDYSFAGLFSAFALKILATSAR; this is encoded by the coding sequence ATGACCTTTCTGCCGGATCTGAGCACGCTCGTCACCTATTCGCTCGCCTGCGCCCTGCTGTTCATCACGCCGGGGCCGGACATGAGCCTGTTCCTGGCCAAGACCGTGGCCGGCGGCCGCAAGGCGGGCATGGCCGCCATGCTCGGCGCCATGGCGGGATGCTGCGTCCACACCCTGCTCGCGGCCCTGGGCCTCTCGGCCCTGCTCGCCGCCTCGGTCACCGCCTTCACGGTCCTCAAGATCGTCGGCGCCCTCTACCTGCTCTGGCTCGCGGTCGAGGCGGTCCGCCACGGCTCGGCCCTGCACGTGCGGGAGGAGGGGCGGATCGAGGTGTCGTTCTGGAAGACCTTCATGGTGGGCGTCGGCATCAACCTGACGAACCCGAAGGTGGTCCTCTTCTTCGTGACCTTCCTGCCGCAGTTCGTCCAGGCGGGGGACCCGCACGCCGCGGACAAGCTCCTCTTCCTGGGGCTCTACTTCGTCGCCCTCACCGGCCCGATGGGCGCGGCGATGATCATGGGCGCCGACAAGGTCCTCGCCGCTCTGCGCAGCCGCCCGAAGCTGCTGCGCGGCATCGACTATTCCTTCGCCGGCCTCTTCTCCGCCTTCGCGCTCAAGATCCTCGCGACCTCGGCGCGGTAG
- the rlmN gene encoding 23S rRNA (adenine(2503)-C(2))-methyltransferase RlmN encodes MATALDIAKHNPNAAPVAVSDSARAAGRELSSIEKKAEFTVEAAGQSSLVGLTRDELKDKLAAIGVPERERKMRVAQLWHWIYFRGAKSFDEMTNVGKSLRAALKEAYTLERPTVVSEQVSKDGTRKWLIRMPSTGPLDKGAEIECVYIPETDRGTLCVSSQVGCTLTCSFCHTGTQRLVRNLTSAEIVAQLIVARDAIGDWPDATPPEGAFVPTDGGRFVSNIVFMGMGEPLYNIDNVIAAIGVMSDNEGLGLSRRRITVSTSGVVPQMERLGAEANTMLAISLHAVRDDLRDVLVPINRKYDIAQLLDACRAYPGLSNARRITFEYVMLKGVNDSDADARELVRLLKGIPAKINLIPFNPWPGSKYECSDWERIERFSEIVFRAGYASPVRTPRGRDILAACGQLKSETEKLRARARMMAEQGIGAEGVYALGERE; translated from the coding sequence ATGGCGACGGCGCTCGACATCGCCAAGCACAACCCCAATGCGGCCCCGGTGGCCGTGAGCGATTCCGCGCGCGCGGCCGGAAGGGAGCTCTCATCCATCGAGAAGAAGGCCGAGTTCACCGTCGAGGCCGCCGGCCAGTCCTCCCTCGTGGGCCTGACCCGCGACGAGCTGAAGGACAAGCTCGCCGCGATCGGCGTGCCCGAGCGCGAGCGCAAGATGCGCGTGGCCCAGCTCTGGCACTGGATCTATTTCCGGGGCGCGAAGAGCTTCGACGAGATGACCAACGTGGGCAAGTCCCTGCGGGCGGCCCTGAAGGAGGCCTATACCCTGGAGCGCCCGACGGTGGTCTCCGAGCAGGTGTCCAAGGACGGCACCCGCAAGTGGCTGATCCGCATGCCCTCCACCGGCCCCCTCGACAAGGGCGCGGAGATCGAGTGCGTCTACATTCCCGAGACCGACCGCGGCACCCTGTGCGTGTCGAGCCAGGTGGGCTGCACGCTCACCTGCTCCTTCTGCCACACGGGCACCCAGCGCCTCGTGCGCAACCTGACCTCGGCGGAGATCGTGGCGCAGCTCATCGTCGCCCGCGACGCCATCGGCGACTGGCCGGACGCGACGCCCCCCGAGGGCGCCTTCGTTCCCACCGACGGCGGGCGCTTCGTGTCCAACATCGTGTTCATGGGCATGGGCGAGCCCCTCTACAACATCGACAACGTGATCGCCGCCATCGGCGTCATGTCGGACAACGAGGGGCTGGGCCTCTCGCGCCGGCGCATCACGGTCTCGACCTCCGGCGTCGTGCCCCAGATGGAGCGCCTCGGCGCGGAGGCGAACACCATGCTCGCCATCTCGCTCCACGCGGTCCGCGACGACCTGCGCGACGTGCTGGTGCCGATCAACCGCAAGTACGACATCGCGCAGCTCCTCGACGCCTGCCGGGCCTATCCGGGCCTGTCGAACGCGCGGCGCATCACCTTCGAATACGTGATGCTGAAGGGCGTGAACGATTCGGATGCCGACGCCCGCGAGCTGGTGCGGCTCCTCAAGGGCATCCCCGCGAAGATCAACCTGATCCCGTTCAACCCCTGGCCGGGCTCGAAATACGAGTGCTCCGACTGGGAGCGGATCGAGCGCTTCTCCGAGATCGTCTTCCGGGCGGGCTACGCCTCGCCGGTGCGCACGCCGCGCGGCCGCGACATCCTGGCCGCCTGCGGCCAGCTCAAGAGCGAGACCGAGAAGCTGCGCGCCCGCGCCCGCATGATGGCCGAACAGGGCATCGGCGCCGAGGGCGTCTATGCCCTGGGGGAGAGGGAGTAG
- a CDS encoding SDR family NAD(P)-dependent oxidoreductase — MKLDEKMAAVVTGGASGLGGATARMLAAEGVKVAILDRDVERGETHAREIGGLFCEADVTDEASIDAALARARAAHGVERILVNCAGVAPGKRTVTKKRETGELVPHDIASFRRTIEINLIGTYAMIAKCAAAMAALDPVTADGGRGVIVNTASVAAQDGQIGQAAYAASKGGVLGLTLPVARDLSGFGIRVMTIMPGLFHTPLFEGIAEDYRKALEANVPFPSRLGRPEEYAQLVRSIVENDMLNGEAIRLDGALRMQPK, encoded by the coding sequence ATGAAGCTCGACGAAAAGATGGCAGCCGTCGTCACCGGAGGCGCCTCGGGCCTGGGCGGCGCGACGGCGCGCATGCTCGCCGCCGAGGGGGTGAAGGTGGCGATCCTCGACCGGGACGTGGAGCGGGGGGAGACGCATGCCCGCGAGATCGGCGGCCTGTTCTGCGAGGCGGACGTGACGGACGAGGCCTCCATCGACGCGGCCCTGGCCCGGGCGCGGGCCGCCCACGGGGTCGAGCGCATCCTCGTCAACTGCGCCGGCGTCGCCCCGGGCAAGCGCACGGTCACGAAGAAGCGCGAGACCGGCGAGCTCGTGCCCCACGACATCGCGAGCTTCCGCCGCACGATCGAGATCAACCTCATCGGCACCTACGCGATGATCGCCAAGTGCGCCGCCGCCATGGCCGCCCTCGATCCCGTGACCGCCGACGGCGGGCGCGGCGTCATCGTCAACACCGCCTCCGTCGCCGCCCAGGACGGTCAGATCGGCCAGGCGGCCTACGCGGCCTCCAAGGGCGGCGTGCTCGGCCTCACCCTGCCGGTGGCGCGGGACCTGTCCGGCTTCGGCATCCGCGTGATGACCATCATGCCGGGCCTGTTCCACACGCCCCTGTTCGAGGGCATCGCCGAGGATTACCGCAAGGCGCTCGAGGCCAACGTGCCGTTCCCCTCCCGCCTCGGGCGGCCGGAGGAATACGCGCAGCTCGTCCGCAGCATCGTCGAGAACGACATGCTCAACGGCGAGGCGATCCGCCTCGACGGGGCCCTGCGCATGCAGCCGAAATAG
- a CDS encoding TPM domain-containing protein, which produces MMSPEDHARLSQAIREAEDLTTGEIVVVVAGQASGYRSFPVLWALLAALLVPWPLIGITALGPARIFLIQLLAALFLSVFLSLPSRRHALVPRFIKKARAQEAARREFLSRGLTRTRERTGVLIYIALAERHAEILADTGIADRVGPEVWRSIVDDLTDRIREGRLADGLMAAVRRTGAVLAEHAPPRSDDLDELPNKVFLL; this is translated from the coding sequence ATGATGTCGCCGGAGGACCATGCCCGCCTGAGCCAGGCGATCCGCGAGGCCGAGGACCTCACCACGGGGGAGATCGTCGTGGTGGTGGCCGGGCAGGCGAGCGGCTATCGCTCGTTCCCCGTGCTGTGGGCGCTCCTGGCCGCCCTCCTCGTGCCCTGGCCGCTGATCGGCATCACCGCCCTCGGCCCGGCGCGGATCTTCCTGATCCAGCTCCTTGCGGCCCTGTTCCTCAGCGTCTTCCTGTCCCTCCCCTCGCGCCGCCATGCCCTGGTGCCGCGCTTCATCAAGAAGGCGCGGGCGCAGGAGGCGGCGCGGCGGGAATTCCTGAGCCGGGGCCTCACCCGCACCCGGGAGCGCACGGGCGTGCTGATCTACATCGCCCTCGCCGAGCGCCACGCGGAGATCCTGGCGGATACGGGCATCGCCGACCGGGTCGGGCCGGAGGTCTGGCGGAGCATCGTCGACGACCTCACCGACAGGATCCGGGAGGGCCGGCTCGCGGACGGCCTCATGGCCGCCGTCCGGCGCACGGGGGCGGTCCTGGCCGAGCACGCCCCGCCCCGCTCCGACGATCTCGACGAACTGCCGAACAAGGTCTTCCTGCTCTGA
- a CDS encoding DUF1223 domain-containing protein, which translates to MAGTMVSRPNVSRARTLPVLLGLAVLAQPALAEPPRAVVELFTSQGCSSCPPADALLAGLARRPDIVALSFPVDYWDYLGWKDTLAQPLFTARQKAYAEARSDRQVYTPQIVVNGLKPCVGSDWSKVETSIQSAGEGRATLPVEVSLQEEGGTVTIAVEEAASPAQAVSQAASQAASRPASARRLRGEIWVLPVLRERTVAIGRGENRGKTVTYANVVRGMTRVGEWQGGSARFQVPLASARGDADGYVVLVQSGDGAKPGPILGAAKGGGL; encoded by the coding sequence ATGGCCGGCACCATGGTCTCACGCCCGAACGTTTCCCGCGCGCGGACGCTCCCGGTTCTCCTGGGCCTCGCCGTCCTCGCGCAGCCGGCCCTGGCCGAGCCGCCGCGCGCCGTCGTCGAGCTCTTCACCAGCCAGGGCTGCTCGTCCTGCCCGCCGGCCGACGCCCTGCTCGCGGGCCTCGCGCGCCGGCCCGACATCGTGGCCCTGTCGTTCCCCGTGGACTACTGGGACTATCTCGGCTGGAAGGACACCCTCGCCCAGCCGCTCTTCACGGCGCGGCAGAAGGCCTATGCGGAGGCCCGCAGCGACCGGCAGGTCTACACGCCCCAGATCGTCGTGAACGGCCTGAAGCCCTGCGTGGGCTCCGACTGGTCCAAGGTCGAGACCTCGATCCAGAGCGCCGGCGAGGGACGCGCCACCCTGCCCGTCGAGGTGAGCCTCCAGGAGGAGGGCGGCACGGTCACCATCGCGGTCGAGGAGGCCGCGTCCCCGGCGCAGGCCGTCTCCCAAGCCGCGTCGCAGGCGGCGTCCCGGCCCGCTTCTGCGCGGCGGCTCCGGGGCGAGATCTGGGTCCTGCCGGTCCTGCGCGAGCGGACCGTGGCCATCGGCCGCGGCGAGAACCGGGGCAAGACCGTCACCTACGCCAACGTGGTGCGCGGCATGACCCGGGTGGGCGAGTGGCAGGGCGGATCCGCCCGGTTCCAGGTGCCGCTCGCCTCCGCCCGCGGCGATGCGGACGGCTACGTGGTGCTGGTGCAGTCCGGCGACGGCGCGAAGCCCGGTCCCATCCTGGGCGCCGCGAAGGGCGGCGGCCTCTGA
- a CDS encoding glycosyltransferase, whose protein sequence is MRIAVVDFHSLANDSRVLRTAEALHRAGHQVLLVGYGPAPAGVSYRVALLPDLPSPFAIRAGILLRQAPANLLPASAHLLYWLHEGRRAARRILRGFRPEAVHANDWTTLPLALDAKARFGARIVYDSHEMAIAEYEHSLKWRLAALAHVRRIEGRGIRAADAVITVSPGIAEALAEAYPGLPRPAVIRNVPDAPLAPFRPVGERIGVLFHGLMRSNRGLEAILDSLPRWRDEFRLTLRGPAAPAYRAALEARAAALGVAHRVRFEPAVAPHEVVPRAAEADIGLCILPDSSRHNRFALPNKLFEYLAAGLAVVTSPLPDMAEIVTRHGCGALAADDAEAIARTVNGFDRPALDRMKRQALVAAEALSWNREREVLTALYDRLSRAPAP, encoded by the coding sequence ATGCGCATCGCCGTCGTCGACTTCCACTCCCTGGCCAACGATTCCCGCGTGCTGCGCACGGCCGAGGCCCTGCACCGGGCCGGGCACCAGGTCCTGCTCGTCGGCTACGGCCCGGCCCCCGCGGGCGTGTCCTACCGGGTCGCCCTGCTGCCCGACCTGCCCTCGCCCTTCGCCATCCGGGCCGGAATCCTCCTGCGGCAGGCGCCGGCGAACCTGCTGCCGGCCTCGGCCCATCTCCTCTACTGGCTCCACGAGGGGCGGCGCGCCGCCCGCCGGATCCTGCGCGGCTTCCGGCCCGAGGCGGTCCACGCCAACGACTGGACGACCCTGCCGCTCGCCCTCGACGCCAAGGCCCGCTTCGGGGCGCGCATCGTCTACGACAGCCACGAGATGGCGATCGCGGAATACGAGCACAGCCTGAAGTGGCGTCTCGCCGCCCTCGCCCATGTACGGAGGATCGAGGGACGCGGCATCCGGGCGGCGGATGCGGTCATCACCGTCAGCCCCGGCATCGCCGAGGCCCTGGCGGAGGCCTATCCGGGCCTGCCGAGGCCCGCCGTCATCCGCAACGTGCCGGATGCGCCGCTCGCCCCCTTCCGCCCGGTGGGCGAGAGGATCGGGGTGCTCTTCCACGGGCTCATGCGCAGCAACCGCGGGCTCGAGGCCATCCTCGATTCCCTGCCGCGCTGGCGGGACGAGTTCCGCCTCACCCTGCGCGGGCCGGCGGCCCCTGCCTACCGCGCCGCCCTCGAGGCCAGGGCGGCGGCCCTCGGCGTGGCGCACCGGGTGCGCTTCGAACCCGCGGTCGCGCCGCACGAGGTGGTGCCCCGGGCCGCCGAGGCGGATATCGGGCTGTGCATCCTGCCGGATTCGAGCCGCCACAACCGCTTCGCCCTGCCCAACAAGCTCTTCGAGTACCTGGCGGCGGGCCTCGCGGTCGTCACCTCGCCCCTGCCGGACATGGCCGAGATCGTCACCCGCCACGGCTGCGGCGCCCTCGCCGCGGACGACGCGGAGGCCATCGCCCGGACCGTCAACGGCTTCGACCGGCCCGCTCTCGACCGGATGAAGCGGCAGGCCCTCGTGGCGGCGGAGGCCCTGAGCTGGAACCGGGAGCGGGAGGTCCTCACCGCCCTCTACGACAGATTATCGCGCGCCCCCGCCCCTTGA
- a CDS encoding YkvA family protein, producing the protein MSEFTRPFTKAEMDAIRRAAGGDDGVASGFWAKLRRVGGRIPFAEDLVAAFYCATDPATPKRVKVILMGAIAYFVLPTDAVSDFLPLLGFADDAAVLATAIAQVAGAITEEHRAKAKRALDLPA; encoded by the coding sequence ATGAGCGAGTTCACGCGCCCGTTCACGAAGGCCGAGATGGACGCCATCCGCCGGGCGGCCGGCGGGGATGACGGCGTCGCCTCCGGGTTCTGGGCCAAGCTGAGGCGGGTGGGCGGCCGGATTCCCTTCGCGGAGGATCTCGTCGCCGCCTTCTACTGCGCCACCGACCCGGCGACGCCGAAGCGCGTCAAGGTGATTCTCATGGGCGCCATCGCCTATTTCGTCCTGCCCACCGACGCGGTGTCCGATTTCCTTCCCCTCCTCGGCTTCGCGGACGACGCGGCGGTCCTCGCCACCGCCATCGCCCAGGTGGCGGGCGCGATCACGGAGGAGCACCGGGCCAAGGCGAAGAGGGCCCTCGACCTGCCCGCCTGA
- a CDS encoding zinc-binding dehydrogenase: MRALQLFGDRDLRLTEMEAPPPPGPGEVQVRVKALALNYLDVWGFRGMAFAKRKMPQAVGVEASGEVAAVGEGVTRFKAGDPVTMYGAETCGHCKACREGRDNLCENVAGIMGFHIDGFARELINRPERLVIPVPQGVSFTDAACAPIGFGTVQHMLFDNAKLEPGESILIHAGGSGIGTAAIKMAKAIGCTVFTTVGDDEKAEKAKALGADHVINYRTERFEGEVRRLTKRKGVDVVFEHVGADTWNGSLLCLKRGGRLVTCGSTSGVSTTMNLMQLFQQQYRIFGSFGCSIRNIRESLAKMAGGMTPVIDSVFPLDEFRKGLERLESRKVFGKVVVTF; the protein is encoded by the coding sequence ATGCGCGCCCTTCAGCTTTTCGGCGACCGCGACCTTCGCCTCACCGAGATGGAAGCCCCGCCGCCGCCCGGGCCGGGCGAGGTGCAGGTGCGGGTGAAGGCGCTCGCGCTCAACTACCTGGACGTCTGGGGCTTCCGCGGCATGGCCTTCGCCAAGCGCAAGATGCCCCAGGCGGTGGGCGTCGAGGCCTCCGGCGAGGTCGCGGCGGTCGGCGAGGGCGTGACCCGGTTCAAGGCCGGCGATCCGGTGACCATGTACGGTGCCGAGACCTGCGGCCACTGCAAGGCCTGCCGGGAGGGCCGGGACAATCTGTGCGAGAACGTCGCCGGCATCATGGGCTTCCACATCGACGGCTTCGCCCGCGAGCTCATCAACCGTCCCGAGCGGCTGGTCATCCCGGTGCCGCAGGGCGTGTCGTTCACGGACGCGGCCTGCGCCCCCATCGGCTTCGGCACGGTCCAGCACATGCTCTTCGACAACGCCAAGCTGGAGCCCGGCGAATCGATCCTCATCCATGCGGGCGGATCCGGCATCGGCACGGCGGCCATCAAGATGGCGAAGGCCATCGGCTGCACGGTCTTCACCACGGTGGGCGACGACGAGAAGGCCGAGAAGGCGAAGGCCCTCGGCGCCGACCATGTCATCAACTACCGCACCGAGCGCTTCGAGGGCGAGGTGCGCCGCCTGACCAAGCGCAAGGGCGTGGACGTGGTGTTCGAGCACGTGGGCGCCGATACCTGGAACGGCTCGCTCCTCTGCCTCAAGCGCGGCGGCCGCCTCGTCACCTGCGGCTCGACGAGCGGCGTGTCCACGACCATGAACCTCATGCAGCTCTTCCAGCAGCAGTACCGGATCTTCGGCTCCTTCGGCTGCTCCATCCGCAACATCCGCGAATCGCTCGCCAAGATGGCGGGCGGCATGACGCCGGTGATCGATTCCGTCTTTCCCCTCGACGAGTTCCGGAAGGGGCTGGAGCGGCTGGAGAGCCGCAAGGTCTTCGGCAAGGTAGTCGTGACGTTCTGA
- a CDS encoding lipid A biosynthesis lauroyl acyltransferase encodes MAHFSQRPRSLASRVTETVMVGLVRSVFAFSKAIGPERSGAVGAALARAVGPLLPAHRTALANIRAAYPGKPEREVRALARAAWDNLGRTGGEYPHLGTLFDFDPDRAEPGRTEVDGIEHFLSLRDDGRPGIVFSAHLANWELPAICAARFGLDATAVFRAPNDPAVARVLHEIRSETMGGLEAARQGAAFAMQGTLEKGGHLGMLIDQHFTRGVIVNFLGRPALVNPILGKFARRFDCPVHGVRVIRLPGHRFRLQLTPPLDLPRDAEGLIDVQGAMQAMTSVVEGWVREHPEQWLWMHRRWRVPAGAQAKVSSP; translated from the coding sequence GTGGCCCATTTCTCCCAGCGTCCCCGCAGCCTCGCCTCCCGCGTGACCGAGACGGTCATGGTCGGCCTGGTGCGGAGCGTCTTCGCCTTCTCGAAGGCCATCGGCCCCGAGCGGTCCGGCGCCGTGGGGGCGGCGCTGGCCCGCGCCGTCGGTCCGCTGCTTCCCGCCCACAGGACCGCCCTCGCCAACATCCGGGCGGCCTATCCGGGCAAGCCGGAGCGCGAGGTGAGGGCGCTGGCGCGGGCCGCCTGGGACAATCTCGGCCGCACCGGGGGCGAGTACCCGCATCTGGGCACCCTGTTCGACTTCGACCCGGACCGGGCCGAGCCCGGCCGCACGGAGGTGGACGGGATCGAGCACTTCCTGAGCCTGCGGGACGACGGCCGGCCCGGCATCGTCTTCTCCGCCCATCTCGCCAACTGGGAGCTGCCGGCGATCTGCGCCGCCCGGTTCGGGCTCGACGCGACGGCGGTTTTTCGCGCCCCCAACGACCCGGCCGTCGCCCGGGTCCTGCACGAGATCCGCTCCGAGACCATGGGCGGGCTGGAGGCCGCCCGGCAGGGGGCGGCCTTCGCCATGCAGGGGACGCTCGAGAAGGGCGGCCATCTCGGCATGCTCATCGACCAGCACTTCACCCGCGGCGTGATCGTGAACTTCCTCGGCCGGCCCGCCCTGGTGAACCCGATCCTCGGCAAGTTCGCCCGCCGGTTCGACTGCCCGGTCCACGGGGTGCGGGTGATCCGCCTGCCCGGCCACCGCTTCCGGCTCCAGCTCACCCCGCCCCTCGACCTGCCCCGGGACGCGGAGGGGCTGATCGACGTGCAGGGCGCCATGCAGGCCATGACCTCGGTGGTGGAGGGCTGGGTGCGCGAGCACCCGGAGCAGTGGCTGTGGATGCACAGGCGCTGGCGGGTTCCGGCGGGCGCTCAAGCTAAAGTGAGTTCCCCTTGA
- a CDS encoding TPM domain-containing protein, whose product MLFPVLALAQSFPALTGRVVDAANLLRPEERAALEAKLKAHEDRTSDQVVVATVPTLGGLEVEDYANRLFRHWQLGRKDRNNGVLLLVAPKERKVRIEVGYGLEGALTDALSKVIITTAVAPQFQKGNFAGGIDAGVDAILSILTGDAEEWQRRATVREDESESVDPWVALVVMVILFVVISNIVRDVRGRRGRSGGPWIVPTGGGWSGGSGGGWSGGGWSGGSGGGFSGGGGSSGGGGASGNW is encoded by the coding sequence ATCCTTTTTCCCGTCCTGGCCCTCGCCCAGTCCTTCCCGGCCCTCACCGGCCGGGTGGTCGACGCTGCGAACCTGCTCAGGCCGGAGGAGCGCGCGGCCCTGGAGGCCAAGCTCAAGGCCCACGAGGACAGGACCTCCGACCAGGTGGTGGTGGCGACGGTGCCGACCCTCGGCGGGCTGGAGGTGGAGGACTACGCCAACCGGCTCTTCCGCCACTGGCAGCTCGGCCGGAAGGACAGGAACAACGGCGTCCTGCTGCTCGTGGCGCCCAAGGAGCGCAAGGTGCGCATCGAGGTGGGCTACGGCCTGGAAGGGGCGCTGACCGACGCCCTGTCGAAGGTCATCATCACCACCGCCGTCGCGCCGCAGTTCCAGAAAGGCAACTTCGCCGGCGGCATCGATGCCGGGGTGGACGCCATCCTCTCGATCCTCACCGGGGACGCGGAGGAATGGCAGCGGCGCGCCACAGTGCGCGAGGACGAAAGCGAGTCCGTCGATCCCTGGGTGGCCCTCGTCGTCATGGTGATCCTCTTCGTCGTGATCTCGAACATCGTCCGCGACGTTCGCGGCCGCCGGGGCCGGAGCGGCGGCCCCTGGATCGTCCCGACGGGGGGCGGCTGGTCCGGCGGCTCCGGGGGCGGATGGTCCGGGGGAGGATGGTCGGGCGGCAGCGGCGGCGGGTTCTCCGGCGGGGGCGGCTCCTCCGGCGGCGGCGGCGCATCGGGGAACTGGTAG
- a CDS encoding LemA family protein, translating into MTGLLLPARIRVALAVAAMALGLSACGINNVPTLEERAKSAWSEVQNQYQRRADLIPNLVETVKGFAAQEREVLTQVTEARAKAAQVKVDASTVTDPEKFRQFQEAQNQLSGALGRLLVTVERYPELKSNANFLALQSQLEGTENRIAVARRDYIEAVRAYNTELRTIPGRWIAAVLYPDARPMETFTATPDANRPPTVKF; encoded by the coding sequence ATGACGGGTTTGCTGTTGCCGGCGCGGATTCGCGTCGCCCTGGCCGTGGCGGCCATGGCCCTCGGGCTCTCCGCCTGCGGCATCAACAACGTGCCGACCCTGGAGGAGCGGGCCAAGTCCGCCTGGAGCGAGGTGCAGAACCAGTACCAGCGCCGGGCCGACCTGATCCCCAACCTCGTCGAGACCGTGAAGGGCTTCGCCGCCCAGGAGCGGGAGGTGCTGACCCAGGTCACGGAGGCGCGGGCGAAGGCGGCGCAGGTCAAGGTCGACGCCTCCACGGTCACGGACCCGGAGAAGTTCCGGCAGTTCCAGGAGGCGCAGAACCAGCTCTCCGGCGCCCTCGGGCGGCTGCTCGTGACGGTGGAGCGCTATCCGGAGCTGAAGTCCAACGCCAACTTCCTGGCCCTGCAGTCCCAGCTCGAGGGCACCGAGAACCGCATCGCCGTGGCGCGTCGCGACTACATCGAGGCCGTGCGGGCCTACAACACGGAGCTGCGCACCATTCCCGGCCGCTGGATCGCCGCCGTCCTCTACCCGGACGCCAGGCCCATGGAGACCTTCACGGCGACGCCCGACGCCAACCGGCCGCCGACGGTGAAGTTCTAG